A single region of the Deltaproteobacteria bacterium genome encodes:
- a CDS encoding outer membrane protein transport protein, translating into MRRALAFLLLALVAPCPAALASGFLLDQHSARALGMGNAFTGLADTAAAAFFNPGGLGQLRGLHLEAGLALLAPSARYDGAAPGSGAPVTIDAERQLFWLPHLHVAYRLHERVVAALSVHVPFGLGMAWPSTVSVGGESRAFWGRSIVRRIRLESVALAPTLALQVNRQVCVGFGISIVKAAVSLERAVTLSARLEDDVDVELSGGDVGFGMNAGVLFRAIPKLLHVGVSLRSGAPLTFNGKAAFTRAGRAELVPAGLRARLTDGPVKAPLDLPHVLSVGAVAFATPKLALALAMDVVTWNNFRELQLEFTENPELSVAEPKRWKTIVVVHLGAEYRLRPNLPLRAGFVFKQSPVPADTLGPELPDGHRYEVSLGLSYAYRAFSADLAYLFMLTGRTPTAEVAPLPGEYRNQAHVAMLGLRYAWDRARSLLTTRRR; encoded by the coding sequence GTGCGACGCGCTCTCGCTTTCCTGCTTTTAGCCCTCGTGGCCCCCTGTCCCGCGGCGCTCGCCTCGGGCTTTCTCCTCGACCAGCATTCCGCGCGCGCCCTGGGGATGGGGAACGCCTTCACCGGCCTCGCCGACACGGCGGCGGCCGCGTTCTTCAACCCCGGCGGACTCGGTCAGCTCCGCGGGCTGCACCTCGAGGCGGGGCTCGCGCTCCTCGCCCCCTCCGCGCGCTACGACGGCGCGGCCCCGGGGAGCGGCGCGCCGGTGACCATCGACGCCGAGCGCCAGCTCTTCTGGCTCCCGCATCTGCACGTGGCCTACCGCCTCCACGAGCGCGTGGTGGCCGCCCTCAGCGTGCACGTCCCCTTCGGCCTGGGAATGGCCTGGCCCAGCACGGTGAGCGTGGGGGGCGAGAGCCGCGCGTTCTGGGGGCGCAGCATCGTCCGGCGCATCCGCCTCGAGTCCGTGGCCCTCGCCCCGACGCTCGCGCTGCAGGTGAACCGCCAGGTGTGCGTGGGTTTCGGCATCTCCATCGTGAAGGCTGCCGTCTCGCTCGAGCGCGCGGTCACGCTCTCCGCGCGGCTCGAGGACGACGTCGACGTGGAGCTCTCGGGCGGGGACGTCGGGTTCGGCATGAACGCCGGGGTGCTCTTCCGGGCCATTCCGAAGCTGCTCCACGTGGGGGTGAGCCTGCGCAGCGGTGCGCCCCTCACCTTCAACGGCAAGGCGGCCTTCACCCGCGCCGGCCGCGCCGAGCTCGTGCCCGCGGGTCTGCGGGCGCGCCTCACCGACGGTCCCGTCAAGGCGCCGCTCGATCTTCCGCACGTGCTATCGGTCGGCGCCGTGGCCTTCGCGACCCCCAAGCTGGCCCTCGCCCTCGCCATGGACGTGGTCACCTGGAACAACTTCCGGGAGCTCCAGCTCGAGTTCACGGAGAACCCCGAGCTCAGCGTGGCCGAGCCGAAGCGCTGGAAGACCATCGTGGTCGTTCACCTCGGCGCCGAGTATCGGCTGCGGCCGAACCTGCCCTTGCGCGCCGGCTTCGTCTTCAAGCAGAGCCCCGTGCCGGCCGACACGCTCGGCCCCGAGCTCCCCGACGGACACCGGTACGAGGTCAGCCTCGGGCTCTCGTACGCCTACCGCGCCTTCTCGGCCGACCTGGCGTACCTCTTCATGCTCACGGGCCGCACGCCCACCGCGGAGGTCGCCCCGCTCCCCGGCGAGTACCGGAACCAGGCCCACGTGGCGATGCTCGGCCTTCGCTACGCGTGGGATCGGGCGCGGAGCCTGCTCACGACGCGCCGGCGGTAG
- a CDS encoding alpha/beta fold hydrolase, producing MKRCASLPVMGLASAALLFAACAKEIQTTPPPTGQVTPVFDPSASPPAVPTPTDLARDAATGLLKVPVADATQNPAQAYLDGYLNTLNGFPSSATAEVKFTGELDEKSVSAESIKVYELGEGGLATDVADLVFEHKKVEAAGKTTSLVRVWNYAGWKRGASYAFFVLTGSDKGVKDAAGKALTRSALFEVATAASPLCEWDPNTSFDAASGRCATPATGKPALGCCTYNYSALIDSSVKKAIHDDPKYADKPAEEVEALIKSSILAKATDFERLRRGFGGLLAVAEKKGLKREQVAVLWSFTVVNMNEAIFEPASVPPRVPSPTDLVRDPATGFLAVPSAPTASDAEKEFNAYLNSLDGFPAASSPTLDFYAELDEATITGSVLGFQVAQDGISPLSDVSTSWNAGRKRLTLSRKGGFPRGGKVVLVALGGAKGLKNKESKDATAPKRSALMHLALSPHPLCTFDATKKECTDTKVSSFIDDPASKPGAMTGLQKATRFELIRQAYDAILKGLDGAGVLKREEVASLWAFSVTSQTEVVYDPTAGVIPFPNNLLIDQGTGKVNIPARPGESAAQAALRQGLNTLDGFSTQGGSFAVVTGKIDPPSLEYGVGGLALDLDAKATIAMNFTFEERAPAIVATPASPLGEKTQHAVVLLSRYKAGDLKPTSGLKDDKGRRLIPSVFTVLIRNRHSLLAAGGKSAVSVLDDATALQAEMARMAHKPLFDSLEAQGFKREDVVAAWTFKTQTIAEPMTKLRAMPWQILAAADFNTPKLGGTIDATLAGWPAAAPKDALGGFVPDGTFVSWNALDAKTGAFLPDPTKGKAELIPFLLALPKGTMPAGGWPVAVFQHGLNGQKTAMFELANSLAKVGYATLAFDAGFHGSRSLCTKNEHCTAGGTCDLAAGKCSTALLDTDGDGTPDASGARFLVLANPFAVRDNLRQHVVDAAALLRAIALNGASGIAGLKFDPTKVQVIGQSLGGILSTLVAAVDPLPQRAVLNVPGAPLPIAYANSPAFKKEVTEFMTAQGAAEGSVAYLQLINTFCWIVDPGDPGNFARYLQKAQLPDLVKAGTNVPKKSVIVQLAGKDQTLPTIYGKYLAEAAGIDISKTVFADQGHGFLRNADPAGSEAATAAAQLQAATFLSTGTVCTPNVTAGTCN from the coding sequence ATGAAGCGGTGTGCCTCACTCCCTGTGATGGGACTTGCCTCGGCTGCCCTGCTCTTCGCGGCCTGCGCCAAGGAGATCCAGACCACGCCGCCTCCGACGGGGCAGGTCACTCCGGTCTTCGACCCGTCCGCTTCGCCGCCCGCGGTGCCCACTCCCACCGACCTGGCGCGGGATGCCGCCACGGGCCTGCTCAAGGTCCCCGTGGCCGACGCGACGCAGAACCCGGCGCAGGCCTATCTCGACGGCTACCTGAACACGCTGAACGGCTTTCCGAGCAGCGCCACCGCGGAGGTCAAGTTCACCGGCGAGCTCGACGAGAAGAGCGTGAGCGCCGAGAGCATCAAGGTCTACGAGCTCGGCGAGGGGGGCCTGGCGACCGACGTGGCGGACCTGGTCTTCGAGCACAAGAAGGTCGAGGCCGCCGGCAAGACCACGAGCCTGGTGCGCGTCTGGAACTACGCCGGCTGGAAGCGCGGCGCCTCGTACGCCTTCTTCGTGCTGACGGGGTCGGACAAGGGGGTCAAGGACGCGGCCGGCAAGGCGCTGACGCGCTCGGCGCTCTTCGAGGTCGCGACGGCCGCTTCCCCGCTCTGCGAGTGGGACCCGAACACCTCCTTCGACGCGGCGAGCGGTCGCTGCGCCACGCCTGCTACCGGGAAGCCCGCCCTCGGCTGCTGCACGTACAACTACTCCGCGCTGATCGACAGCTCGGTGAAGAAGGCGATCCACGACGATCCGAAGTACGCCGACAAGCCCGCCGAGGAGGTGGAGGCGCTCATCAAGTCCAGCATCCTGGCCAAGGCCACGGACTTCGAGCGCCTGCGCCGCGGTTTCGGCGGGCTCCTGGCGGTGGCCGAGAAGAAGGGGCTCAAGCGCGAACAGGTGGCCGTCCTCTGGAGCTTCACCGTCGTGAACATGAACGAGGCGATCTTCGAGCCCGCGTCGGTGCCGCCCCGCGTCCCGTCGCCCACGGACCTGGTGCGGGATCCCGCGACCGGGTTTCTCGCCGTGCCGAGCGCCCCGACGGCGAGCGACGCCGAGAAGGAGTTCAACGCCTACCTGAACAGCCTGGACGGCTTCCCCGCGGCGTCGTCGCCCACGCTCGACTTCTACGCCGAGCTCGACGAGGCGACGATCACCGGCAGCGTCCTCGGCTTCCAGGTCGCGCAGGATGGCATCTCCCCGCTCTCCGACGTGTCGACCAGCTGGAACGCCGGCCGCAAACGCCTCACCCTGAGCCGCAAGGGCGGGTTTCCCCGCGGCGGCAAGGTGGTGCTCGTGGCCCTCGGCGGCGCGAAGGGGCTCAAGAACAAGGAGAGCAAGGACGCGACGGCACCGAAGCGCTCGGCGCTCATGCACCTCGCGCTCAGCCCGCATCCCCTGTGCACCTTCGACGCGACGAAGAAAGAATGCACCGATACCAAGGTCTCCTCCTTCATCGACGACCCGGCGAGCAAGCCGGGGGCGATGACCGGCCTGCAGAAGGCCACCCGCTTCGAGCTGATCCGGCAGGCCTACGACGCGATCCTCAAGGGGCTCGACGGTGCGGGGGTGCTCAAGCGCGAGGAGGTCGCGTCGCTCTGGGCCTTCAGCGTGACCTCGCAAACGGAGGTGGTCTACGACCCGACGGCCGGCGTGATCCCCTTCCCCAATAACCTGCTGATCGACCAGGGGACGGGGAAGGTGAACATCCCCGCGCGTCCCGGCGAGTCGGCCGCGCAGGCCGCGCTCCGGCAGGGGCTGAACACCCTCGACGGCTTCTCCACGCAGGGGGGCTCGTTCGCGGTGGTCACGGGCAAGATCGATCCGCCCTCGCTCGAGTACGGCGTGGGCGGGCTCGCGCTCGACCTGGACGCCAAGGCCACCATCGCGATGAACTTCACCTTCGAGGAGCGGGCGCCGGCCATCGTGGCTACCCCCGCCTCGCCGCTCGGCGAGAAGACGCAGCACGCGGTGGTGCTGCTCTCCCGCTACAAGGCGGGCGACCTGAAGCCGACGAGCGGGCTGAAGGACGACAAGGGCCGGCGGCTCATCCCTTCGGTGTTCACGGTCCTGATTCGCAACCGGCACTCGCTGCTCGCGGCCGGGGGCAAGAGCGCGGTGAGCGTGCTCGACGACGCCACGGCGCTGCAGGCCGAGATGGCGCGCATGGCGCACAAGCCGCTCTTCGACAGCCTCGAGGCGCAGGGCTTCAAGCGCGAGGACGTCGTCGCCGCGTGGACCTTCAAGACCCAGACCATCGCCGAGCCGATGACCAAGCTCCGGGCCATGCCCTGGCAGATCCTCGCCGCGGCGGACTTCAACACGCCCAAGCTCGGCGGCACCATCGACGCGACCCTCGCCGGCTGGCCCGCGGCGGCTCCCAAGGACGCGCTCGGCGGCTTCGTGCCCGACGGGACGTTCGTCTCGTGGAACGCGCTCGACGCCAAGACGGGGGCCTTCCTCCCCGATCCGACGAAGGGGAAGGCCGAGCTGATTCCGTTCCTGCTCGCGCTGCCCAAGGGGACGATGCCGGCGGGCGGCTGGCCCGTGGCCGTCTTCCAGCACGGCCTGAACGGGCAGAAGACGGCCATGTTCGAGCTCGCGAACAGCCTGGCAAAGGTCGGCTACGCCACGCTGGCCTTCGATGCCGGGTTTCATGGGTCTCGCTCACTTTGCACGAAAAACGAACATTGTACGGCTGGCGGGACCTGCGACCTCGCCGCGGGCAAGTGCTCCACCGCGCTGCTCGACACGGACGGCGACGGCACGCCCGACGCCTCGGGGGCGCGCTTCCTCGTGCTGGCGAACCCCTTCGCCGTGCGCGACAACCTCCGGCAGCACGTCGTGGACGCCGCGGCGCTCCTGCGGGCCATCGCGCTCAACGGGGCCTCGGGGATCGCCGGCCTGAAGTTCGACCCGACCAAGGTGCAGGTCATCGGCCAGTCCCTGGGTGGGATCCTGAGCACCCTTGTCGCGGCGGTGGATCCGCTCCCGCAGCGGGCCGTGCTGAACGTGCCGGGGGCGCCGCTGCCGATCGCCTACGCCAACTCACCGGCCTTCAAGAAAGAGGTCACGGAGTTCATGACCGCGCAGGGGGCGGCCGAGGGGAGCGTGGCCTACCTGCAGCTCATCAACACCTTCTGCTGGATCGTGGACCCCGGCGACCCGGGGAACTTCGCCCGCTACCTGCAGAAGGCGCAGCTTCCCGACCTGGTCAAGGCCGGGACGAACGTGCCCAAGAAGTCCGTGATCGTACAGCTCGCGGGCAAGGACCAGACGCTCCCCACGATCTACGGCAAGTACCTGGCCGAGGCGGCCGGGATCGACATCAGCAAGACGGTCTTCGCCGACCAGGGGCACGGCTTCCTGCGGAACGCCGACCCGGCGGGGAGCGAGGCGGCGACGGCGGCGGCGCAGCTCCAAGCAGCCACCTTCCTCTCGACGGGGACGGTCTGCACGCCCAACGTGACCGCGGGGACCTGCAACTAG
- a CDS encoding outer membrane protein transport protein yields MTLKNFVSRSLTLLVLLACTRAQAAGFATAECGARALAMGNAFTAIADSPSAVYFNPAGLAQMEGLQLEAGVSLVVPNFGYTLTAPGTTTDVNVSGKTQFFPIPSFYATYRIHDRVAAGIGMNAPFGLGIQWPDTVNVGGKETAWWGRSLIQEADVKVVTFNPTLAFKLHPRLMIGGGLTIAQSSVYLMRKVTSSSSLADDVQVDLSGDDLGFGGTAGILFSAVPNRLNVGLSYRSGVSINYEGKAAFTKNGSAANIPTGLRSRLIDGPVTAHLALPHVISFGAAAFILPKKLTIGFGVDVTTWSSYEELAINFTEHPELSSAEAKHWRNTVAVRLGGEYRVLPQLPLRLGLVYDQSPAPKSTVGPELPDADRYEVALGAGYRVAGLTIDLAYLFLLTGDQKTADTAPLVGTYRATAHVLALSLGYGFSI; encoded by the coding sequence ATGACCCTCAAGAACTTCGTGTCGAGGTCCCTCACCCTGCTGGTCCTGCTGGCGTGCACGCGCGCGCAGGCGGCGGGCTTCGCCACGGCCGAATGCGGAGCCCGCGCTCTCGCCATGGGCAACGCCTTCACGGCCATCGCGGACAGCCCGTCGGCGGTCTACTTCAACCCGGCGGGCCTGGCCCAGATGGAGGGCCTCCAGCTCGAGGCCGGCGTGAGCCTCGTGGTGCCGAATTTCGGCTACACGCTGACGGCCCCCGGCACGACAACCGACGTGAACGTGAGCGGCAAGACCCAGTTCTTCCCCATTCCCTCCTTCTACGCGACGTACCGCATCCACGACCGCGTCGCGGCGGGCATCGGCATGAACGCTCCCTTCGGCCTCGGCATCCAGTGGCCCGACACGGTCAACGTGGGGGGCAAGGAGACCGCCTGGTGGGGCCGCAGCCTCATTCAAGAAGCCGACGTGAAGGTCGTCACCTTCAACCCCACGCTGGCCTTCAAGCTGCATCCGCGCCTGATGATCGGCGGCGGCCTGACCATCGCCCAGTCGTCGGTTTACCTCATGCGGAAGGTCACGAGCTCGAGCTCGCTCGCAGACGACGTGCAAGTGGATCTGTCGGGGGACGACCTCGGCTTCGGCGGAACGGCCGGCATTCTCTTCTCCGCCGTACCGAACCGGCTGAACGTGGGTCTCAGCTACCGCAGCGGGGTGTCGATCAACTACGAGGGCAAGGCGGCGTTCACGAAGAACGGCTCCGCCGCGAACATCCCGACCGGCCTGCGCTCGCGGCTCATCGACGGGCCGGTCACGGCACACCTCGCCTTGCCGCACGTCATCTCCTTCGGGGCTGCAGCGTTCATCCTGCCCAAGAAGCTGACCATCGGCTTCGGCGTGGACGTGACCACCTGGAGCTCGTACGAAGAGCTGGCGATCAACTTCACCGAGCACCCGGAGCTCTCGTCGGCGGAGGCCAAGCACTGGCGCAACACCGTCGCCGTGCGCCTCGGCGGGGAGTACCGCGTACTGCCGCAGCTCCCGTTGCGGCTCGGGCTGGTCTACGACCAGAGCCCCGCGCCCAAGAGCACCGTGGGACCCGAGCTCCCCGACGCGGACCGCTACGAGGTGGCGCTAGGTGCGGGCTATCGCGTGGCCGGGCTCACGATCGATCTGGCGTACCTATTCCTGTTGACCGGCGATCAGAAGACCGCCGATACGGCGCCGCTCGTTGGCACCTATCGTGCGACGGCTCACGTTCTGGCGCTCAGTCTGGGCTACGGCTTCAGTATCTAG
- a CDS encoding PilZ domain-containing protein, translating into MVQYQRRRAGPRVPFEGPMVVLAAGRTLDCKAANLSASGMLLYPPARARPGLPLRVVFSLPALEDRLELDATLVREGTAGGRYAWGVAFTEVAPQVGTLLRTYVRRAIRGESEPEPEMSPEARFLLEPTPVEAEPPALTRPARPPLTGEVAIGITGEPRSRVGGLSSPGVGVGSSPGVGVGSRPRVGLGTEPGFGTGEPAKVVREVPASGPHASRPRRASPPDEDELLGEDTGVRELYKAAVREVSRDAKPGKRKGWFK; encoded by the coding sequence ATGGTCCAGTACCAACGACGACGAGCGGGGCCGCGCGTCCCGTTCGAAGGGCCGATGGTCGTCCTCGCGGCCGGACGAACGCTGGACTGCAAGGCGGCCAACCTGAGCGCCTCGGGGATGCTGCTCTATCCGCCCGCGCGCGCTCGCCCGGGCCTCCCCCTGCGGGTCGTCTTCTCGCTCCCCGCGCTCGAGGACCGGCTGGAGCTGGACGCCACCTTGGTCCGCGAAGGGACCGCCGGTGGACGCTACGCCTGGGGCGTGGCCTTCACCGAGGTAGCGCCGCAGGTGGGCACGCTCCTCCGGACCTACGTGCGTCGCGCGATTCGCGGCGAGAGCGAGCCCGAGCCCGAGATGAGCCCCGAGGCGCGCTTTCTCCTCGAGCCCACCCCGGTCGAAGCGGAGCCTCCGGCGCTCACGCGCCCCGCCCGGCCCCCACTCACGGGAGAGGTGGCCATCGGGATCACGGGGGAGCCGCGCTCGCGCGTAGGGGGCCTCTCGAGCCCCGGGGTCGGCGTCGGTTCGAGCCCCGGGGTCGGCGTCGGTTCGAGGCCGCGCGTCGGCCTCGGCACGGAACCGGGCTTCGGTACGGGTGAGCCAGCGAAGGTGGTCCGCGAAGTGCCAGCCAGCGGCCCGCATGCGTCGCGGCCCCGACGGGCCTCGCCCCCCGACGAGGACGAGCTGCTGGGCGAGGACACCGGCGTGCGCGAGCTCTACAAGGCCGCGGTGCGCGAGGTCTCCCGCGACGCGAAGCCCGGCAAGAGAAAGGGCTGGTTCAAGTAG
- a CDS encoding deoxyhypusine synthase family protein — translation MRPLEVGAGGTTSELLREMSATAFTGRALGEAADVLEAMIREKAFTVMTLSGAMTMAGLNKLIMEMIRRGWVRVVVATGALVGHGLVEDLGFTHYKANPDVSDEEYLKVRFNRVYDTVEPEHNLERLELTIRGLLHELADARDEPLGSHELLRFLGERLPGHGVLQEAARANVPVFIPAFTDSELGLDVAVHQLMRRRDGKRPLVYDGFRDLFHYVSLCEGHHDAGGKLGIFTIGGGVPRNWAQQLGPYVDIRGSRMGEESPVVRYAYGVRICPDPVHYGHLSGCTYSEGVSWGKFVARGEGGRYAEVLCDATVAWPLLVRAMIERGL, via the coding sequence ATGCGGCCGCTCGAGGTGGGCGCCGGCGGCACCACCTCGGAGCTGCTGCGCGAGATGTCCGCCACGGCCTTCACGGGCCGGGCCCTCGGCGAGGCCGCCGACGTGCTCGAGGCGATGATCCGCGAGAAGGCCTTCACCGTCATGACCCTGAGCGGGGCCATGACCATGGCCGGCCTGAACAAGCTGATCATGGAGATGATCCGGCGCGGGTGGGTGCGCGTCGTAGTGGCCACGGGGGCCCTCGTGGGCCACGGGCTCGTCGAGGACCTGGGCTTCACGCACTACAAGGCGAACCCCGACGTCTCCGACGAGGAATACCTGAAGGTGCGCTTCAACCGCGTCTACGACACCGTGGAGCCCGAGCACAACCTCGAGCGCCTGGAGCTGACGATTCGCGGCCTGCTGCACGAGCTGGCCGACGCCCGCGACGAGCCGCTCGGCAGCCACGAGCTCCTGCGCTTCCTCGGCGAGCGCCTCCCCGGCCACGGCGTCCTGCAGGAGGCCGCGCGCGCCAACGTGCCGGTCTTCATCCCGGCGTTCACCGACTCCGAGCTCGGCCTGGACGTGGCCGTGCACCAGCTCATGCGCCGGCGCGACGGCAAGCGCCCGCTCGTGTACGACGGCTTCCGCGACCTCTTCCACTACGTCAGCCTCTGCGAGGGGCACCACGACGCGGGGGGAAAGCTCGGCATCTTCACCATCGGGGGCGGCGTTCCGCGAAACTGGGCCCAGCAGCTCGGTCCCTACGTGGACATCCGCGGCTCGCGTATGGGCGAGGAGAGCCCCGTGGTCCGCTACGCCTACGGCGTGCGCATCTGCCCCGACCCGGTCCACTACGGCCACCTCTCGGGCTGCACCTACTCGGAAGGCGTGAGCTGGGGGAAATTCGTCGCCCGCGGCGAGGGCGGTCGCTACGCGGAGGTGCTCTGCGACGCCACGGTGGCCTGGCCGCTCCTCGTGCGCGCGATGATCGAACGCGGCCTCTGA
- a CDS encoding HEAT repeat domain-containing protein, whose product MRRRLAFALSMLLATSAPGLARADSAAPEFRHADPSVRALAARTAGEKGRGQATPSLIELLDDPAPMVRREAARALGLLRARQAARPLAVVAQTDLDPLVRHIASEALRRIDPRGYVAMISAANPLLPRDRAAAGTPPSPRGRPAFLFALGLGVNARRPADTVAGELGLGLRWPWVETQLSLGFPDMTLFGQVRLNLPISPRVVPYVTGGAALVFNNRSKLLPGPSVAFALGAGLRARLPASFYLYLEALASYTVLEPTPAQDHASTPSFTLSGTRLRIPLFLGLGYEL is encoded by the coding sequence ATGCGGCGGCGGCTCGCGTTCGCGCTCTCGATGCTCCTCGCCACCTCGGCGCCGGGTCTCGCTCGCGCCGACTCCGCCGCGCCGGAGTTCCGCCACGCGGACCCGAGCGTCCGCGCCCTCGCCGCGCGCACCGCGGGGGAGAAGGGACGCGGCCAGGCCACCCCGAGCCTCATCGAGCTCCTCGACGATCCAGCGCCGATGGTCCGTCGCGAGGCGGCGCGCGCCCTCGGCTTGCTCCGCGCGCGGCAAGCGGCTCGTCCGCTCGCCGTCGTGGCGCAGACGGACCTCGACCCGCTCGTGCGCCACATCGCCAGCGAGGCGTTACGGCGCATCGACCCCCGCGGCTACGTGGCCATGATCTCGGCGGCGAATCCGCTCTTGCCGCGCGACCGCGCCGCGGCGGGAACGCCCCCCTCCCCCCGCGGCCGCCCCGCGTTCCTCTTCGCCCTCGGCCTGGGGGTAAACGCGCGACGGCCGGCCGACACGGTCGCGGGCGAGCTCGGCCTCGGGTTGCGCTGGCCCTGGGTGGAGACCCAGCTCAGCCTCGGCTTCCCCGATATGACCCTCTTCGGCCAGGTGCGCCTGAACCTGCCCATCTCGCCGCGCGTCGTCCCCTACGTCACCGGCGGGGCGGCGCTGGTCTTCAACAACCGCTCGAAGCTCCTGCCCGGACCGTCGGTGGCCTTCGCGCTCGGGGCCGGCCTGCGCGCGCGGCTCCCTGCCTCCTTCTACCTCTACCTCGAGGCGCTCGCGAGCTACACCGTGCTCGAACCAACGCCCGCGCAAGACCACGCCTCGACGCCGAGCTTCACCCTGTCCGGGACGCGCCTGCGCATCCCGCTCTTCCTCGGGCTGGGGTACGAGCTATGA
- a CDS encoding metallophosphoesterase, protein MRLLVTSDVHLDFGGHLTLRSTIDAMVSRMAAERPDALVLAGDLAHGFAAFEACLDAFAPLGVPTGVVAGNHDVWRDVDRHVPSRALWETELKRATRQREFAWLEEDTLRVGSLAVIGSLVWYDYSAALPDYDLDYALVKRHMINDANWIDWPWGDADVAEGLREGLVRRLALLETDPRVDRVLLATHVPIFSEQLIQRPDEPTWQLRHAFFGNLTTGRAVLPFEKLRHVVSGHTHAAAQGTVDRSPLPPIQCQVIGSEYGAPTFVVVEL, encoded by the coding sequence ATGCGCCTTCTGGTCACCTCGGACGTCCACCTGGACTTCGGCGGACACCTCACCTTGCGCTCCACGATCGACGCGATGGTCTCGCGCATGGCGGCCGAACGCCCCGACGCGCTCGTGCTGGCCGGAGACCTCGCGCACGGCTTCGCCGCCTTCGAGGCCTGTCTCGACGCGTTCGCGCCGCTCGGCGTGCCCACCGGGGTCGTGGCCGGCAACCACGACGTCTGGCGCGACGTGGACCGCCACGTTCCGAGCCGCGCCCTCTGGGAGACGGAGCTCAAGCGCGCCACCCGCCAGCGCGAGTTCGCCTGGCTCGAGGAGGACACGCTCCGCGTGGGGAGCCTGGCCGTCATCGGATCGCTCGTCTGGTACGACTACTCGGCGGCGCTGCCCGACTACGACCTCGACTACGCGCTCGTGAAGCGGCACATGATCAACGACGCGAACTGGATCGATTGGCCCTGGGGCGACGCGGACGTGGCCGAGGGGTTGAGAGAGGGCCTCGTACGGCGGCTCGCGCTCCTCGAGACGGACCCGCGCGTGGACCGCGTGCTCTTGGCCACGCACGTGCCGATCTTCTCGGAGCAGCTCATCCAGCGCCCCGACGAACCGACCTGGCAGCTCCGGCACGCCTTCTTCGGCAACCTCACCACCGGACGCGCGGTCCTGCCCTTCGAGAAGCTGCGCCACGTGGTCAGCGGCCACACGCACGCCGCCGCGCAGGGAACGGTGGACCGGAGCCCCCTTCCGCCCATACAGTGCCAGGTCATCGGCAGCGAGTACGGCGCCCCGACCTTCGTCGTCGTGGAGCTCTGA
- a CDS encoding enoyl-CoA hydratase/isomerase family protein, translating to MTDKVRLEQRGKTLVVTIQRPERRNCVDGETAGALEAAVTRFRDDEGLAVLVLTGAGGQAFCSGADLSDLAGLSERPGAWQSGPMGCTRLADVGKPTIAAIDGYCTAGGLELACWCDLRVASAGAQFGVLNRRWGVPLVDGGTQRLPRLVGLGNALYLIETGVLIDAMHALRMGLVQEVLTDGPALPRALALAEAMAAVPQRGLRNDRAAALAGCGLPLEAGLEKELEAHATTLGDPEIVQAIARFAAGDRPAPLRPAD from the coding sequence GTGACGGACAAGGTGCGGCTGGAGCAGCGGGGCAAAACGCTCGTGGTCACGATCCAGCGCCCCGAGCGGCGCAACTGCGTGGACGGCGAGACGGCCGGAGCGCTCGAGGCCGCCGTCACGCGTTTTCGAGACGACGAGGGGCTGGCCGTCCTCGTGCTCACGGGCGCGGGTGGACAAGCGTTCTGCTCGGGCGCCGACCTGTCGGACCTCGCGGGGCTCTCGGAGCGCCCTGGTGCCTGGCAGAGCGGACCGATGGGGTGCACGCGGCTCGCCGACGTGGGCAAGCCCACCATCGCGGCGATCGACGGGTACTGCACCGCGGGCGGGCTCGAGCTGGCCTGCTGGTGCGACCTGCGCGTGGCCTCGGCGGGGGCCCAGTTCGGCGTGCTCAACCGTCGGTGGGGCGTTCCGCTCGTGGACGGCGGGACGCAGCGGCTGCCGCGCCTCGTGGGCCTCGGCAATGCCCTCTATCTGATCGAGACGGGGGTGCTGATCGACGCCATGCACGCGCTGCGCATGGGCCTCGTGCAGGAGGTGCTCACGGACGGACCGGCGTTGCCGCGGGCCCTGGCCCTGGCCGAGGCCATGGCGGCGGTCCCCCAGCGGGGCCTCCGGAACGACCGGGCCGCGGCCCTGGCGGGGTGCGGCCTGCCGCTCGAGGCCGGCCTCGAGAAGGAGCTCGAGGCCCACGCCACCACGCTCGGCGATCCGGAAATCGTGCAGGCCATCGCGCGGTTCGCCGCCGGAGACCGGCCTGCCCCGCTGCGCCCCGCAGACTGA
- a CDS encoding RNA-binding protein translates to MAKKLYVGNLPWNATSDDLEALFESYGKVSSAQVIVDRETGQSRGFGFVEMEAPDSAEAAMRALDGNDFRGRTLRVNEARDNRGGGGGGGGGGGGGGGGRGGGGGGRGGGGGGRGGGGGGWGGGRDRDR, encoded by the coding sequence ATGGCAAAGAAGCTGTATGTGGGCAACCTCCCGTGGAACGCAACCTCCGACGATCTGGAAGCGCTCTTCGAGTCCTATGGCAAGGTCTCGAGTGCACAGGTGATTGTGGACCGCGAGACTGGGCAATCGAGGGGATTTGGGTTCGTGGAGATGGAGGCCCCGGATTCTGCCGAGGCCGCCATGCGCGCCCTGGACGGCAATGACTTCCGCGGTCGCACGCTGCGCGTGAACGAAGCCCGCGATAACCGCGGTGGCGGCGGTGGCGGCGGTGGCGGCGGCGGCGGTGGCGGCGGCGGACGTGGGGGTGGCGGCGGCGGACGCGGGGGTGGCGGCGGCGGACGCGGGGGTGGCGGCGGCGGCTGGGGCGGCGGACGCGACCGGGATCGCTAG